In the genome of Prochlorothrix hollandica PCC 9006 = CALU 1027, one region contains:
- a CDS encoding class I SAM-dependent methyltransferase translates to MNSSLSAAPPTFLSRVVSLLLAIKPLAHLAKQKARQMMITRSESIGVPWRDNTQALRSKGSEAVDFDRTWDQDLAHLTNPSLTYPPYYIISFHGYDEGNLGWLPAMEVESASRSVHAKLWPDLGAAGDAHLRSLYHDSLHAALPQAPRRILDLGCGAGLSTFALGDRYPEAAITGLDLSPYFLAVAQYRSQQALSQQLRSPEPPAHPAPNPIRWLHGAAETTGLPDQSFDLVSIFLVVHELPQSATLALLGEAHRLLAPGGHFALMDMNPSCEFVQKLPPYVLTLLKSTEPYLDDYFSLDLAEAVQGAGFEPATIAATGPRHRTLIAAKPSPA, encoded by the coding sequence CTGTTGGCCATTAAGCCCCTGGCCCATCTGGCCAAACAAAAGGCTCGGCAAATGATGATTACGCGATCGGAGTCCATTGGAGTGCCCTGGCGGGACAATACCCAAGCCCTGCGTTCCAAAGGGTCTGAAGCAGTAGACTTCGATCGCACCTGGGATCAGGATCTCGCCCACCTCACCAACCCCAGCCTCACCTATCCCCCCTATTACATCATCTCCTTCCATGGCTACGACGAAGGCAACTTAGGCTGGCTACCGGCCATGGAAGTGGAATCCGCCTCCCGATCGGTTCATGCCAAACTGTGGCCAGACCTGGGGGCAGCGGGGGATGCCCATCTGCGATCCCTCTACCACGACAGCCTCCACGCCGCCCTGCCCCAGGCACCCCGGCGCATTTTGGATCTGGGCTGTGGGGCTGGTCTCAGCACCTTTGCCCTGGGCGATCGCTATCCTGAGGCGGCCATCACCGGATTGGACCTGTCCCCCTATTTCTTGGCAGTGGCCCAGTATCGATCGCAGCAAGCTTTATCGCAGCAACTGCGATCGCCAGAACCCCCAGCCCACCCCGCCCCGAACCCCATCCGCTGGCTCCATGGCGCTGCGGAAACCACCGGCCTGCCGGATCAGAGTTTTGATCTGGTGTCGATTTTTCTGGTGGTCCATGAACTGCCCCAATCCGCCACCCTGGCCCTACTGGGGGAAGCCCATCGCCTCCTGGCACCGGGGGGACATTTCGCCTTGATGGACATGAACCCCAGTTGTGAATTTGTCCAAAAGCTGCCCCCCTACGTGCTGACCCTGCTCAAAAGCACAGAACCCTATTTAGATGACTATTTCAGCCTAGATTTAGCCGAAGCGGTGCAAGGGGCTGGATTTGAACCCGCGACGATCGCCGCCACCGGACCCCGCCACCGCACCCTCATCGCCGCCAAACCCTCCCCGGCTTAA